The following coding sequences lie in one Deltaproteobacteria bacterium genomic window:
- a CDS encoding DUF2293 domain-containing protein: MAASTRPRPRRAKASTSSPSRSPPAARSTTCACAPTARCSRSCCGSPPCSRSRSTDARPHRAAHSSTLRPVPDRTRELLVGPAPDRPRTSTGEILQVPAGWELLPPGDAGLTRRVKAAGPTWTIREPKGRKMFSRGLWAPRETIARERAKLDEERADPRWAQRLEADRRRRDAAQSEYVETFFAAVYRFLAFADRHRELAALVAKAITDHAVPVGSGTVARTQRIPIERRAEAATIAWLRHQTTAYDSMSIPRVRGMRREVRRLLAEQSRRVLGRYRSSEAVDEATCVLRRALRA; the protein is encoded by the coding sequence ATGGCAGCATCCACGAGGCCGAGACCAAGAAGGGCGAAGGCGTCGACGAGCTCACCATCGAGGTCACCGCCGGCGGCAAGGAGTACTACCTGCGCATGCGCCCCGACGGCGAGGTGCTCGCGAAGCTGCTGCGGATCCCCGCCGTGCTCGAGGTCCCGATCGACTGACGCGCGTCCCCACCGCGCGGCGCATTCGTCTACATTGCGGCCCGTGCCCGACCGCACCCGTGAGCTCCTCGTCGGACCCGCCCCTGATCGCCCGCGCACGAGCACCGGTGAGATCCTGCAGGTACCCGCGGGCTGGGAGCTGCTGCCGCCCGGCGATGCCGGCCTCACGCGGCGCGTGAAGGCGGCAGGTCCGACATGGACGATCCGCGAACCCAAGGGTCGCAAGATGTTCTCGCGCGGACTGTGGGCCCCGCGCGAGACCATCGCCCGCGAGCGCGCCAAGCTCGATGAGGAGCGCGCCGATCCACGTTGGGCGCAGCGCCTCGAGGCCGATCGCCGCCGTCGTGACGCCGCGCAATCGGAGTACGTCGAGACCTTCTTCGCGGCGGTCTATCGATTCCTCGCCTTTGCCGACCGCCACCGCGAGCTCGCCGCGTTGGTCGCCAAGGCGATCACCGATCACGCGGTGCCGGTCGGCAGCGGCACCGTCGCGCGCACGCAGCGGATCCCGATCGAGCGCCGCGCCGAGGCAGCGACCATCGCATGGCTGCGGCACCAGACCACCGCCTATGACAGCATGTCGATCCCGCGGGTCCGTGGCATGCGACGCGAGGTCCGGCGCCTGCTCGCCGAGCAATCGCGACGCGTGCTCGGTCGCTATCGCAGCAGCGAAGCGGTCGACGAGGCCACATGCGTGCTGCGACGCGCCTTGCGAGCGTGA